One window from the genome of Candidatus Chlorohelix allophototropha encodes:
- a CDS encoding IS4 family transposase: MSDNLRRHRAIKQQLLQLHPQAQGRELQYLTILAMVISGIVGSRHSALPNIAAKVPDKTKRESRIIRMRRLLKNDNFNQKVVYAPFAKQLLSSLCHCPLVLVIDGSQVGAGGMGLVISVVYQGRALPLGWLVVKAKKGHLAQALHIRLLKQVHSLVPSGSQVVFLGDGEFDGCRLLRRLDYYGWQYVCRTAKNSQVWLDEQAHYAISKLGVQPGQVVSQSGVAFSKHEYGPVLVIAVWQKPYREPLYLVSNLALAQEAIRYYKKRFRIETFFSDSKSRGFRLDKSHLDDPKRLERLLLAACLAYLWIVHLGTIALAEGWNRVIHRTERLDLSLFNLGLNLLEHFLNEHLPLPVAFIPFLLEDF; the protein is encoded by the coding sequence ATGAGTGACAACCTTCGCCGACATCGTGCCATAAAACAGCAATTGTTGCAACTCCACCCACAAGCGCAGGGGCGCGAATTACAATATTTAACAATTCTAGCGATGGTGATCAGTGGGATTGTAGGTAGTCGGCATAGTGCGTTGCCTAATATCGCCGCCAAAGTGCCAGATAAAACTAAACGGGAAAGCCGCATCATCCGAATGCGCCGATTGCTCAAAAATGATAACTTTAACCAAAAAGTGGTGTATGCTCCTTTCGCCAAACAATTGCTGAGTAGCCTGTGTCATTGTCCACTGGTACTGGTGATAGATGGCAGTCAGGTTGGTGCTGGTGGAATGGGCTTAGTAATCAGTGTAGTATATCAGGGGCGGGCTTTACCTTTGGGTTGGTTGGTGGTTAAGGCTAAAAAGGGACATTTAGCTCAAGCTTTGCACATCAGATTGTTAAAGCAAGTTCACTCGTTGGTTCCGTCTGGTAGCCAAGTAGTCTTTTTGGGTGATGGTGAATTCGATGGCTGTCGTTTGTTAAGACGGTTAGATTATTACGGTTGGCAGTATGTCTGTCGTACTGCTAAAAATAGCCAGGTCTGGTTGGATGAACAAGCTCATTATGCCATCAGTAAGTTAGGGGTTCAGCCTGGTCAGGTAGTGAGTCAGAGCGGCGTAGCATTCAGCAAACACGAGTACGGACCAGTACTGGTCATAGCGGTCTGGCAAAAGCCTTACCGTGAGCCACTTTATCTGGTGAGTAATTTGGCTCTAGCCCAGGAAGCAATCCGGTACTACAAAAAGAGGTTTAGGATTGAAACCTTCTTTTCCGATAGCAAGAGCCGAGGGTTTCGGCTGGACAAGAGCCATTTGGATGACCCTAAACGGCTAGAAAGGTTATTGTTAGCGGCTTGTCTGGCTTATCTTTGGATTGTACATCTGGGTACGATAGCTTTAGCTGAAGGCTGGAACCGGGTCATTCATCGCACCGAACGACTGGATTTGAGCCTGTTCAATTTAGGTTTGAACCTGCTTGAGCATTTTTTGAATGAACATTTACCCTTACCAGTCGCCTTTATCCCTTTTCTTTTAGAGGATTTCTAA
- a CDS encoding SDR family NAD(P)-dependent oxidoreductase, translating to MNLRLDGKVAIITGSSRGIGAAIAIGYAEAGASLLLVSRSTPSEETLARLEATGQPYYCLSSDLIDV from the coding sequence ATGAATTTAAGATTAGACGGGAAAGTGGCTATTATTACCGGTTCAAGCCGTGGTATTGGCGCTGCTATAGCTATAGGTTATGCCGAGGCAGGGGCAAGCTTGCTTTTGGTGAGTCGCAGCACGCCTTCTGAAGAAACGCTAGCTCGCCTTGAGGCTACAGGTCAGCCCTACTATTGCTTAAGTTCTGACCTGATTGACGTTTAG
- the gltX gene encoding glutamate--tRNA ligase: protein MTTDVARPARTRYAPSPTGYPHIGNLRTAVFAFLLARKTGGQFILRIEDTDQKRKVEGSLDAIRDSLNWLGIDYDEGPDKGGPHSPYFQSERLPFYQSYARQLIEQGNAYYCYCSPERLEAVNKTRQAQKVPPGYDRHCRNISQEERQAALDAGIKPVVRFRVPLEGKTSYNDYLRGTISFDNSTINDQVILKSDGFPTYHLAYMVDDYLMGVTHVMRGQEWIPSVPLHILLYKALNFPIPILVHVPLILNPPGEKGKLSKRNSAVSVVEYRKAGYVAEALLNYLVLLGWSYDDKTEIFTLPELIEKFEINRIQTTDARFSPEKLEWINAYYINHILSEEDFARRCLPFLTEAGLLTQEEAENVESDQVRWRYIVEACRLAKDKAKTLLEVAPEVDFAFKNAESLEYPAEDLIGKNDGKEGAIRVLGGIIAKLKAISASAYSDRDLLLAALDEVAAELELKRGQVLWCPRVALSGKTRSPGCPEMFILLGVEESVKRMELAISKLKG from the coding sequence ATGACAACTGATGTGGCGCGTCCAGCCCGTACTCGCTACGCGCCCAGCCCTACAGGATACCCTCATATCGGTAATCTTCGCACTGCTGTATTTGCTTTTTTGCTAGCGCGTAAGACCGGAGGTCAATTTATCCTGCGCATAGAAGATACCGACCAGAAACGTAAAGTAGAAGGCTCTTTAGATGCGATTCGCGATTCGCTTAACTGGCTTGGAATTGATTATGATGAAGGACCCGATAAAGGCGGTCCACATTCACCTTATTTCCAAAGCGAGCGGTTGCCCTTCTATCAGAGCTATGCCAGGCAGTTGATTGAGCAGGGAAATGCGTATTATTGTTATTGCAGCCCGGAACGGCTTGAAGCAGTTAATAAGACACGCCAAGCTCAGAAGGTTCCACCCGGTTATGATCGCCATTGTCGTAATATTAGCCAAGAAGAGCGCCAAGCCGCGCTTGATGCCGGTATTAAGCCGGTAGTACGTTTTAGAGTACCTCTGGAAGGTAAAACCAGCTACAATGATTATTTGAGGGGAACAATCTCTTTTGATAATTCCACTATAAATGATCAGGTCATTCTCAAATCCGATGGGTTTCCGACATATCACCTTGCCTATATGGTGGATGATTACTTAATGGGTGTAACCCATGTGATGCGCGGGCAAGAATGGATTCCGAGCGTGCCGTTGCACATCTTGCTTTATAAGGCTCTGAATTTCCCGATTCCGATTTTGGTACATGTGCCGCTCATTCTTAACCCGCCCGGAGAAAAGGGTAAATTGAGCAAGCGAAATAGCGCAGTCTCGGTTGTCGAATATCGAAAAGCCGGATACGTGGCGGAAGCTTTATTAAATTATTTGGTGTTGCTCGGCTGGAGCTATGACGATAAAACTGAAATATTCACATTGCCAGAGCTTATAGAAAAATTCGAGATTAATCGCATTCAGACAACCGATGCGCGCTTCTCACCCGAAAAACTGGAATGGATTAATGCTTATTACATTAATCATATTCTTAGCGAAGAAGATTTTGCTCGCCGTTGTTTGCCTTTCTTGACAGAGGCTGGTTTGCTTACTCAGGAAGAGGCTGAAAACGTTGAATCGGATCAGGTACGCTGGCGTTATATAGTTGAAGCTTGCCGTCTGGCGAAAGATAAGGCTAAAACACTGCTTGAAGTAGCCCCCGAAGTGGATTTTGCATTTAAGAATGCCGAAAGTCTGGAATATCCCGCCGAAGACTTAATCGGCAAGAATGATGGCAAAGAGGGCGCGATACGTGTTCTGGGAGGAATAATTGCTAAACTAAAAGCAATTTCTGCCTCAGCTTATAGCGACAGAGACTTGTTGTTAGCAGCGTTGGATGAAGTAGCCGCAGAACTCGAACTAAAGCGAGGTCAGGTTTTGTGGTGTCCACGTGTAGCTTTATCGGGAAAAACTCGCTCACCGGGCTGCCCTGAAATGTTTATTTTATTGGGGGTCGAAGAATCTGTTAAACGTATGGAGCTAGCCATCAGTAAATTGAAAGGCTAA
- a CDS encoding Crp/Fnr family transcriptional regulator — protein MSQREFQKDLEQLPSGLITNLVSRVAAQSKNNWLANNDERDVGEVGKSINDLTPSLTNYHFKLWNLLGNALATGNFSEVAHLVEEEGRALANRRAPLQAVMDNTSACLSHWVSMILNEAEKDGANIAQPRAFQALVRRLNQLQSRLLIAMVSGFNEQIESGDVWLHRPSEHRSIKELLPSHQNLSDSFSDQLASITGEYSISRYRAGVPIFSDNHDVQRSRFYFIRFGTVQIQEYLPDGRALTLTILGKGDVFARFAGGSSSSQTNYFKDFQAETMRESELVWVDETALLRAMERSPVVAAGIIKSFSTQLASVQQLIQGLLGRDVSVRLAHLLLKLADEFGVQKQAGSIYIDYPLSHQRLADMMGSNRVTVTRQLSELQKQGILEIQRRSITLFNRKLLESFGPWSTNGQYVR, from the coding sequence ATGTCACAAAGAGAATTCCAGAAAGACTTAGAGCAACTCCCCAGTGGGCTTATTACTAATCTGGTGTCTCGTGTGGCGGCACAGTCTAAGAATAATTGGCTGGCAAATAATGATGAGCGAGATGTAGGTGAAGTGGGAAAAAGCATAAATGACTTAACCCCTTCATTGACCAATTACCATTTCAAGCTGTGGAATCTGCTTGGTAATGCGCTTGCGACCGGAAACTTCAGTGAAGTTGCCCATTTGGTTGAAGAAGAAGGACGGGCACTGGCTAACCGGAGAGCGCCATTACAGGCGGTAATGGATAATACCTCAGCTTGTTTGAGTCACTGGGTTAGCATGATTCTTAATGAGGCTGAGAAAGATGGGGCAAATATAGCCCAACCTCGCGCTTTTCAGGCGTTAGTACGCCGCTTAAACCAATTGCAAAGTCGCTTGCTTATTGCGATGGTAAGTGGTTTCAACGAACAGATAGAAAGTGGAGACGTTTGGCTTCATCGCCCCTCAGAACACCGCTCTATCAAAGAACTATTGCCCTCCCATCAAAATCTGTCAGATAGCTTTTCCGATCAATTGGCTTCGATTACAGGAGAATACTCGATTAGCCGTTATCGCGCGGGTGTGCCTATATTCAGCGATAACCACGATGTGCAGCGAAGCCGCTTTTACTTTATTCGTTTTGGTACGGTGCAAATCCAAGAATACTTACCTGATGGACGCGCTTTAACCTTGACTATTTTAGGTAAAGGCGATGTATTCGCTCGTTTTGCCGGAGGTTCAAGTTCAAGCCAAACCAATTACTTTAAGGATTTTCAAGCCGAGACAATGCGCGAATCCGAATTGGTGTGGGTAGATGAAACTGCCCTTTTACGCGCTATGGAACGTTCTCCAGTGGTAGCTGCCGGTATTATCAAGAGTTTTTCTACTCAACTTGCCAGTGTTCAGCAGCTTATTCAGGGGTTGCTAGGACGAGACGTTTCCGTTAGGTTAGCACACTTATTGCTTAAATTGGCGGATGAGTTTGGGGTTCAAAAACAGGCTGGCAGTATTTATATTGATTATCCGCTAAGTCATCAGCGGTTAGCCGATATGATGGGTAGTAACCGGGTCACGGTGACCCGGCAACTCAGCGAATTACAAAAACAAGGTATCCTTGAAATTCAGCGCCGCTCGATTACGCTCTTTAACCGAAAGCTGCTTGAGTCTTTCGGTCCGTGGAGCACAAACGGTCAATACGTCAGATAA
- a CDS encoding glycosyltransferase family 9 protein: MSEQKLGFAADPETILVIPFADGIGDFVNMQPILRVIAQRFPKADISVAASSYANYLITPDLPVKIVTPSWFEKEPGPMAQRLRHLISQKVLAWFAGPVLKRELGGNIDLIINTFYLWERNMDFPRYWTPQTPPRPGARHTLDCLAQLLEEELGIEIPQEQRYPRLWITPGASEWAANFISENNLTERQPVALVAESNMKIKKWEAAEWAYLSDTLQEKGHPTLFFAPPDSELIKEIFNLTRNKPLFISTSLDNVTALLKYCSLCVGVDTGLLHIASAIDTRWVGLFGPTNPEVTGPYNRSMGRWVVSAYPRGEGCRNCWKSFKYEDDHCLALNSGSCMDYIDRQTVVELSMELLEAAKVPRL; the protein is encoded by the coding sequence GTGTCGGAACAAAAATTAGGCTTCGCAGCAGACCCGGAAACTATTCTTGTAATCCCCTTTGCAGACGGCATCGGTGATTTTGTAAATATGCAACCTATCCTTCGTGTTATCGCCCAAAGGTTTCCCAAAGCGGATATAAGTGTGGCGGCTTCCTCTTATGCTAACTACTTGATCACTCCCGACTTGCCCGTGAAGATTGTAACCCCAAGTTGGTTTGAAAAAGAACCGGGACCGATGGCGCAACGTTTACGCCACTTGATTTCGCAGAAAGTGCTGGCATGGTTCGCCGGTCCGGTACTGAAACGCGAGTTGGGAGGAAATATTGATCTTATTATCAATACTTTCTATCTTTGGGAACGTAACATGGATTTTCCGCGTTATTGGACTCCCCAGACTCCACCACGCCCTGGAGCAAGGCATACTCTTGACTGTCTGGCGCAACTATTGGAAGAAGAACTTGGTATTGAAATTCCCCAGGAACAACGTTATCCCCGCTTATGGATTACACCCGGTGCAAGTGAGTGGGCTGCCAATTTTATCAGTGAGAATAACCTCACCGAACGCCAGCCTGTTGCATTGGTAGCCGAAAGCAATATGAAAATCAAGAAATGGGAAGCAGCAGAATGGGCGTACCTGAGCGATACTCTGCAAGAAAAGGGGCACCCAACGCTCTTCTTTGCACCTCCCGATAGTGAGTTGATTAAAGAAATATTCAATCTGACCCGCAATAAACCACTATTCATCTCGACCTCTCTCGATAATGTAACTGCCCTGTTAAAATATTGCAGTTTATGTGTAGGGGTTGATACGGGCTTATTGCATATCGCTTCGGCAATTGATACTCGCTGGGTTGGGCTGTTTGGACCTACTAATCCCGAAGTAACCGGACCTTATAACCGCTCAATGGGCCGCTGGGTGGTTTCAGCTTACCCACGCGGAGAAGGTTGCCGCAATTGCTGGAAAAGTTTCAAATACGAAGACGACCATTGCCTAGCGCTTAATTCAGGTAGTTGTATGGATTATATCGACCGCCAAACTGTAGTTGAGCTAAGCATGGAATTGTTGGAAGCAGCTAAAGTCCCACGATTGTAA
- a CDS encoding Flp family type IVb pilin: MHHQDLRSTTCSRRRKISATNGQGLVEYTMILALLAIVVILVLSLLGPAVGNVFSSVSSGLQSPGNRSVQQVNPVVTTAVVTTATTAAPVVTTKAPTTVATTATTVATTPTTAVTFFFNPVPTPTPEHGKGDGDGKGNGKGNNG; encoded by the coding sequence ATGCATCATCAAGATTTACGTTCTACCACTTGCTCAAGAAGAAGAAAAATTTCCGCTACTAATGGACAAGGATTAGTCGAGTACACCATGATTCTGGCGTTACTGGCTATAGTTGTTATTCTAGTCCTTAGCCTCTTAGGCCCAGCAGTTGGTAATGTTTTCAGCTCTGTCAGTAGTGGGCTTCAGTCTCCCGGCAATAGGAGCGTTCAACAGGTAAATCCTGTAGTTACTACTGCTGTAGTTACCACTGCAACTACCGCGGCACCGGTTGTTACTACAAAAGCACCTACAACAGTGGCAACCACAGCTACAACAGTAGCAACCACGCCTACAACAGCAGTTACATTTTTCTTTAACCCCGTACCAACTCCAACCCCAGAACACGGCAAAGGCGATGGCGATGGTAAGGGCAACGGTAAGGGCAATAATGGTTAA
- a CDS encoding LGFP repeat-containing protein, producing MQFTFAAPPPHKPKPVTPSANASIDGVNTMLTPNPVIAGQPLSYTVKVSVQGPLDANNLEVVLVMAGDQQFSGFDPSGSGWTLSRKDNQIHLAIGSVKVGYKAQATISTIAPTNIDRPILQQSIFLNWVDEHYYNKEFQIAATLSNPSATANPLPIAPVISTPTNGLPISGPFAAQSAPQTNNYSSGDVWYFPITQHYSGFGFLAYWRTHGSVLNLGYPISEEFQEKGMTVQYFERGVLEYHPENPTEYSVLLRALGREAGEAEPAIDGTNTPDDQAQYYPETGHWISGAFVKAWTNGGGVMQFGYPIAEAYQDGSKLIQWFERARFEVDTSKPNQLVMLGLVGRESSVSKGYLTY from the coding sequence GTGCAATTTACCTTCGCTGCACCTCCGCCCCACAAACCAAAACCCGTTACACCTTCTGCCAATGCCAGTATCGATGGGGTGAATACCATGCTTACGCCCAACCCGGTGATAGCAGGGCAGCCTTTATCTTACACCGTAAAAGTATCGGTGCAAGGTCCGCTTGATGCCAATAACCTAGAGGTAGTGCTAGTGATGGCGGGCGATCAACAATTCAGCGGGTTTGACCCTAGCGGTAGTGGGTGGACACTATCCCGAAAAGATAATCAGATTCACTTGGCTATTGGTTCAGTCAAGGTTGGATATAAAGCGCAAGCTACAATCTCTACGATTGCACCGACTAATATCGATCGCCCTATTTTGCAACAATCCATTTTCTTGAATTGGGTAGATGAACATTATTACAACAAAGAATTCCAGATAGCGGCAACACTCTCAAATCCTTCTGCCACTGCTAACCCATTACCGATTGCGCCTGTGATTTCGACTCCAACTAACGGTTTACCTATCAGCGGACCATTTGCAGCCCAAAGCGCCCCGCAAACCAATAATTACAGTAGCGGCGACGTATGGTACTTTCCAATCACTCAACATTATTCCGGATTCGGTTTTCTTGCTTATTGGCGCACACACGGTAGTGTACTCAACCTCGGATATCCCATAAGTGAAGAGTTCCAAGAAAAGGGCATGACGGTGCAATATTTTGAGCGTGGAGTGCTTGAATATCATCCTGAGAATCCTACTGAGTACAGTGTGTTGCTGCGGGCGCTAGGTAGAGAAGCTGGTGAAGCTGAACCCGCCATTGATGGTACAAATACGCCTGATGATCAGGCTCAATATTACCCCGAAACTGGACATTGGATTTCCGGCGCATTTGTAAAAGCATGGACTAATGGCGGTGGTGTAATGCAATTCGGTTATCCGATTGCTGAAGCATATCAGGATGGTTCAAAGCTGATTCAGTGGTTCGAGCGGGCGCGGTTTGAGGTTGATACTTCAAAACCCAACCAGCTTGTAATGTTGGGGCTGGTTGGGCGCGAGTCAAGTGTTAGTAAAGGTTATCTGACGTATTGA
- a CDS encoding transposase, which yields MNLNTLKEFRHEIYDCFEYASDALFNLADALMTESQAQSVLELTLSPNFERKWPSLYEALQMGQVNQTRFEQTMVRYAPHPFDGERLVLAVDATNIERPFSTTSADRGWLYKHNLPNCDKPVTVGWQFSTVVVVPAQTSSHTYIVSNRRIKTSQTPAEVASQQLSELRPYFAERPLNLGDRYYPTKAFIQNSSKDYDLLLRLKSNRVFYRKVVRDEQKRGRGAPAKHGARFQCNDPNTHGLPQRVWVGTDENGHKLVVSAWTELHLREAPELALSIIRIQREAASGKTHDPLESWYVWSGQTELDLTQVWSYYKRRYSIEHGYRFDKQDLLWEKPRLRYPSQFELWTAIVSLVHDELQIAQGLGLEVLRPWENSQRQPSPQQIRRGLSGIIVQLGSPAKASKVRGNGKGRAVGTKVRPATRYKVVKKGFSTSNLTNIRC from the coding sequence ATGAACCTTAACACACTTAAAGAATTTCGGCACGAAATCTATGACTGCTTTGAATACGCCAGTGACGCATTGTTTAATCTGGCGGATGCCCTTATGACAGAAAGCCAGGCTCAATCGGTACTGGAACTGACCCTTTCGCCCAATTTTGAGCGAAAATGGCCCAGTTTGTATGAGGCTTTGCAAATGGGTCAAGTTAACCAAACTCGCTTCGAGCAAACCATGGTGCGCTACGCCCCTCATCCCTTCGATGGTGAAAGATTGGTACTGGCAGTGGATGCTACCAATATCGAGCGACCCTTTAGCACTACATCTGCAGATCGTGGCTGGCTTTACAAACACAATCTGCCCAATTGTGATAAGCCCGTGACCGTGGGTTGGCAATTCTCGACCGTGGTGGTGGTGCCGGCTCAAACCAGTAGCCATACATACATTGTCTCCAACCGCAGGATCAAAACCAGTCAAACACCAGCAGAGGTAGCCAGCCAGCAACTGAGCGAATTGCGCCCATATTTTGCTGAAAGACCGCTCAATCTGGGAGACCGGTACTACCCCACCAAAGCATTTATTCAAAATAGCAGTAAGGACTATGACTTGCTGCTGCGGCTCAAGTCTAACCGAGTATTCTATCGAAAAGTGGTGAGAGATGAGCAGAAACGAGGTCGCGGCGCTCCCGCTAAACACGGTGCTCGTTTCCAATGTAATGATCCCAATACGCACGGTTTGCCGCAGCGAGTGTGGGTTGGGACGGACGAAAATGGACACAAACTGGTAGTAAGCGCATGGACTGAGCTGCATTTGAGGGAAGCACCTGAACTGGCACTGAGCATAATCCGAATACAGCGTGAGGCAGCCAGTGGTAAAACCCATGACCCTCTGGAAAGTTGGTATGTGTGGTCGGGTCAAACTGAGCTTGACCTGACGCAAGTCTGGTCGTATTACAAGAGGCGTTACTCGATAGAACACGGCTATCGTTTTGACAAACAAGATTTGTTGTGGGAAAAACCACGCTTGCGCTATCCGAGCCAGTTTGAGTTGTGGACGGCGATAGTCAGTTTGGTACACGACGAATTGCAAATCGCTCAAGGCTTGGGCTTGGAAGTGTTGCGACCTTGGGAAAATAGTCAACGACAGCCAAGCCCTCAGCAAATTCGACGAGGCTTGTCCGGAATAATTGTGCAGTTGGGCAGTCCGGCCAAAGCCAGCAAAGTGCGAGGAAATGGGAAGGGTCGAGCGGTTGGCACCAAAGTAAGACCGGCTACCCGCTATAAGGT